From one Halomarina ordinaria genomic stretch:
- a CDS encoding amidase codes for MTVQRAPLDEAAMALRTGERAVTDYVAELYERIDAFDDDVRAWVDAEAAALAERSPDPSHRPPLYGVPVGVKDVFHVDGMPTRAGSDLPPAELVGQQAAVVTSLRAAGALVLGKTMTTEFAYFEPGPTRNPHDLAHTPGGSSSGSAAAVAAGMCPLAIGTQTYGSIVRPATFCGIVGFKPSYGRIPFDGIIPLAPSVDHVGLFTQDVPGMELAASVCVDDWDPSTVDEHDRPVVGVPAGEYLDQASKRGLDRFEEHVATLERAGFEVRRTVAFDDIRTVNDRHDDLVAAEAALAHHEWFDAHADRYADSTADLIRDGRAVSIETLADARRECVRLRASVVDTMTEHGIDVWVAPGAPGPAPAGIDTTGDPVMNLPWTQAGVPAIAIPADDVDGLPVGVQCIAAFGADERLLAWATPIANVLRGVA; via the coding sequence GTGACCGTCCAGCGGGCACCGCTCGACGAGGCAGCCATGGCTCTCCGGACCGGCGAACGCGCCGTGACCGACTACGTCGCCGAACTGTACGAGCGTATCGACGCATTCGACGACGACGTTCGGGCGTGGGTCGACGCGGAGGCGGCGGCGCTCGCGGAGCGCTCTCCTGACCCGTCGCATCGACCGCCGCTGTACGGCGTGCCGGTCGGCGTGAAGGACGTCTTCCACGTGGACGGGATGCCGACACGGGCGGGGTCGGACCTCCCCCCGGCAGAACTCGTCGGCCAGCAGGCCGCGGTCGTGACGTCGCTTCGGGCCGCCGGTGCGCTCGTCCTGGGGAAGACCATGACGACCGAGTTCGCCTACTTCGAACCGGGACCGACCCGGAACCCGCACGACCTCGCGCACACGCCGGGCGGGTCGAGCAGCGGGTCGGCCGCCGCCGTCGCCGCGGGGATGTGCCCGCTCGCCATCGGCACACAGACCTACGGGTCGATCGTCCGACCGGCGACGTTCTGCGGTATCGTCGGCTTCAAGCCCAGTTACGGTCGTATCCCGTTCGACGGCATCATCCCGCTGGCCCCATCCGTGGACCACGTCGGCTTGTTCACACAGGACGTCCCTGGTATGGAACTCGCGGCCTCCGTCTGCGTCGACGACTGGGACCCATCGACGGTCGACGAACACGACCGACCCGTCGTCGGGGTGCCAGCAGGGGAGTACCTCGACCAGGCGTCAAAGAGAGGTCTCGACCGCTTCGAGGAGCACGTCGCCACCCTCGAGCGCGCCGGGTTCGAGGTCCGCCGGACGGTGGCGTTCGACGACATCCGGACGGTCAACGACCGGCACGACGACCTGGTCGCCGCCGAGGCAGCGCTGGCGCACCACGAGTGGTTCGACGCGCACGCGGATCGGTACGCCGACAGTACGGCCGACCTGATTCGTGACGGCCGGGCGGTCTCGATCGAGACGCTCGCCGACGCTCGGCGCGAGTGTGTCCGGCTTCGCGCGTCGGTCGTCGACACGATGACCGAGCACGGCATCGACGTCTGGGTCGCTCCCGGTGCGCCCGGCCCCGCCCCTGCAGGCATCGATACGACCGGCGACCCCGTCATGAACCTCCCGTGGACCCAGGCCGGGGTGCCCGCGATCGCGATTCCTGCCGACGACGTCGACGGTCTGCCAGTCGGCGTCCAGTGCATCGCGGCGTTCGGGGCGGACGAACGACTCCTCGCGTGGGCGACGCCGATCGCGAACGTGCTTCGCGGTGTCGCGTGA
- a CDS encoding Cdc6/Cdc18 family protein produces MDDVDSIFADDVELIKNAEVLEEDYTPTEILCRDDVLRQYTSVFKPIYKGRPPQNAFLYGDTGVGKTAATKYLRENLEHDIEKKNDQLPEEKRITLNVVWINCENFTTGDHKTSSYQVAVGIVNRLRDKGNRITGTGYAPQDVYDIMYEELDNLEGTVLVILDEVDKIGNDDTLLYELPRSRDIGYVENVRVGVIGISNDYTFRKNLSPKVKDSLCETEIKFPAYNATELSDILNARAELALYDGAYTAETISLCSALAYQEASGSARRAIRLLRRSAEIAEENGSEQIEEEHIRQADKDLEYGNIVESIVDQDDEKLYILKALAHLDTAGLTPARTRTIHAAYSRVVRSYNTASGKDPLTQRGMFNHLSKLVMFGFVNTIDHNKGVGGGQWNEHEFSDDLDAQKVRDAFEDRNLEWLTIDVRGIEE; encoded by the coding sequence ATGGACGACGTCGATTCGATCTTCGCTGACGACGTAGAGTTGATCAAAAACGCCGAGGTCCTCGAAGAGGACTACACCCCGACGGAGATCCTGTGTCGGGACGACGTCCTTCGGCAGTACACGAGCGTCTTCAAGCCGATCTACAAGGGTCGTCCGCCACAGAACGCCTTTCTCTACGGCGATACGGGGGTCGGAAAGACCGCGGCGACGAAGTACCTCCGGGAGAACCTCGAACACGACATCGAGAAGAAGAACGACCAGTTGCCCGAGGAGAAGCGGATCACGCTCAACGTCGTCTGGATCAACTGCGAGAACTTCACGACCGGTGATCACAAGACGTCGTCGTACCAGGTCGCCGTGGGCATCGTGAATCGACTCCGGGACAAAGGGAACCGAATCACGGGAACCGGGTACGCCCCACAGGACGTCTACGACATCATGTACGAGGAACTGGACAACCTCGAGGGGACCGTCCTCGTGATCTTAGACGAAGTCGACAAGATCGGGAACGACGACACACTCCTCTACGAACTCCCACGCTCTCGCGACATCGGCTACGTCGAAAACGTCCGCGTCGGCGTCATCGGTATCAGTAACGACTACACCTTCCGAAAGAACCTCTCCCCGAAGGTCAAAGACAGCCTGTGTGAGACCGAGATCAAGTTTCCCGCCTACAACGCGACGGAGCTCTCGGACATCCTCAACGCTCGTGCGGAGCTCGCGCTCTACGACGGTGCCTACACTGCGGAGACGATCTCGCTCTGTTCGGCACTCGCGTATCAGGAGGCATCGGGGAGCGCTCGTCGAGCGATCCGACTGCTCCGACGGTCGGCAGAGATCGCCGAAGAGAACGGCTCGGAACAGATCGAGGAGGAGCACATCCGCCAGGCCGACAAGGACCTGGAGTACGGCAACATCGTCGAGTCCATCGTCGACCAGGACGACGAGAAGCTCTACATCCTGAAGGCACTCGCCCACCTCGATACCGCGGGCCTCACGCCTGCCCGCACGCGGACGATTCACGCCGCGTACTCCCGGGTAGTTCGGTCCTACAACACGGCGAGCGGGAAGGACCCCCTCACGCAGCGCGGGATGTTCAATCACCTCTCGAAACTGGTGATGTTCGGCTTCGTGAACACCATCGACCACAACAAGGGCGTCGGTGGTGGACAGTGGAACGAACACGAGTTCAGCGACGACCTCGACGCACAGAAAGTGAGAGACGCGTTCGAGGACCGAAACCTCGAATGGCTGACGATCGACGTGCGTGGAATCGAGGAGTAA
- a CDS encoding DUF7509 family protein produces MRNRIIDDLPRAVGDSTALPPVRREHFLVYVMGPYRTFDVDALLPADADAETDVPSFATWNETSGAYAEDEVLRLLQETRDCLRDRGFNAFLAIDVGISLDEMDAATQSIAFTRASNVTVFVAPQVGDNLGVGIEIGSVLEDVLSSGGMQGPAADATPPERTRRMMVVAEPSVRSAMLGAVHARWDASVRTFTDATDCCRLCAQFCTHIQNEERYGSLDTLD; encoded by the coding sequence ATGCGGAATCGGATTATCGACGACCTCCCTCGGGCGGTCGGTGACTCGACTGCCCTTCCGCCAGTCCGGCGCGAGCACTTTCTCGTCTACGTGATGGGTCCGTACCGGACGTTCGACGTCGACGCACTGCTACCGGCAGATGCCGATGCTGAGACCGACGTTCCATCGTTCGCGACGTGGAACGAGACCAGCGGGGCGTACGCAGAGGACGAGGTGCTACGTCTCCTCCAGGAGACGCGCGACTGTCTCCGCGATCGCGGCTTCAACGCCTTCCTCGCGATCGACGTCGGAATCTCGCTCGACGAGATGGACGCCGCGACACAGAGTATCGCCTTCACGCGAGCGAGCAACGTGACCGTCTTCGTCGCGCCACAGGTGGGCGACAATCTCGGCGTCGGTATCGAGATCGGGAGCGTCCTCGAGGACGTGCTGTCGAGCGGCGGCATGCAGGGACCAGCGGCCGATGCCACGCCGCCGGAACGCACCCGGCGGATGATGGTCGTTGCCGAACCGTCGGTGCGGAGCGCGATGCTCGGGGCAGTCCACGCGCGCTGGGACGCCAGCGTCCGAACATTCACGGACGCCACGGACTGCTGTCGACTGTGTGCGCAGTTCTGCACGCACATTCAGAACGAAGAACGCTACGGTTCGCTCGACACCCTCGACTGA
- a CDS encoding winged helix-turn-helix domain-containing protein — MAETDRRPTDEVRQPEPPLPEESGLTLEEYLAMQQAIGHPTRFRILRTLVVNDELSAAELKSAVGVEPHNFHYHLDELVDVGLVDKRQRRTADSQGFYTYYRPTAMGDGILEHGVAELMRREREFNDTYS, encoded by the coding sequence ATGGCCGAAACCGACCGCCGCCCGACCGACGAGGTCCGCCAGCCGGAGCCCCCACTCCCCGAGGAGAGTGGACTGACGCTCGAGGAGTACCTCGCCATGCAGCAGGCGATCGGCCACCCGACGCGATTTCGCATCCTGCGCACCCTCGTCGTCAACGACGAGCTGAGTGCCGCCGAACTCAAGTCTGCGGTCGGAGTGGAACCCCACAACTTCCACTACCACCTCGACGAACTGGTCGACGTCGGCCTCGTCGACAAGCGCCAGCGACGGACCGCCGACAGCCAGGGCTTCTACACGTACTACCGACCGACCGCGATGGGCGACGGCATCCTCGAGCACGGTGTCGCAGAGCTGATGCGCCGCGAACGCGAGTTCAACGACACCTATTCATGA
- a CDS encoding endonuclease/exonuclease/phosphatase family protein — protein MSGRRRPGGGKQGRGIRYAAFNVIELETEQVQSPGDPQAEAAARVVQEVQPDVLVVNELTNNTQEDEHTNRTNIDAFVENYLSVPQRDDLDGIDYEHTLQPESNTGVLPDQDYDFNKDGTAGERPGDAYGFGEYPGHYAFAIASNYPIDESNLRSFQTFKWADMPGNLIPVAGEDGVVTDPEGDDLALYLTEEELDVYRLSSKTHIDVPFEVEGGTVHGLFAHPTPPGFDGVNNFNGKWNHDEVRFFADYVAGAEYIYDDSGVHGGLDDDASYVLMGDMNAGPGLGRDERPLTPAQEFLIDNDDFDTDRLPKSPGGAQRGLPTATRVGGDVEGVVEQIDYVLPSPDLSLRASSVVWPSENATKRNLGEDVSLASDHRLVWADIATHPGH, from the coding sequence GTGAGCGGTCGACGGCGACCCGGAGGCGGCAAACAGGGTCGTGGGATACGGTACGCTGCGTTCAACGTCATCGAACTGGAGACGGAGCAGGTACAATCGCCGGGGGATCCACAGGCCGAAGCGGCCGCCCGAGTCGTCCAGGAAGTGCAGCCGGACGTCCTCGTCGTCAATGAACTCACCAACAACACCCAGGAGGACGAACACACCAATAGAACGAACATCGACGCGTTCGTCGAGAACTACCTCAGCGTCCCACAGCGAGACGACCTCGACGGCATCGACTACGAACACACGCTCCAGCCGGAGAGCAATACCGGCGTCCTCCCGGACCAGGACTACGACTTCAACAAGGACGGAACGGCCGGCGAACGGCCGGGTGACGCGTACGGGTTCGGGGAGTATCCGGGCCACTACGCGTTCGCGATCGCGAGCAACTACCCGATCGACGAATCGAACCTCCGTTCGTTCCAGACGTTCAAGTGGGCGGACATGCCCGGGAACCTCATCCCGGTCGCGGGCGAGGACGGCGTCGTCACGGATCCCGAGGGCGACGACCTCGCGCTCTACCTCACGGAGGAGGAACTCGACGTCTATCGGCTCTCTTCGAAGACCCACATCGACGTCCCGTTCGAGGTCGAGGGGGGGACGGTTCACGGTCTGTTCGCGCACCCGACGCCGCCCGGCTTCGACGGCGTGAACAACTTCAACGGGAAGTGGAACCACGACGAAGTCCGGTTCTTCGCGGATTACGTCGCTGGCGCAGAGTACATCTACGACGACAGCGGCGTCCACGGCGGTCTCGACGACGACGCCTCCTACGTCCTGATGGGCGACATGAACGCGGGGCCAGGCCTGGGGCGGGACGAGCGTCCGCTCACCCCCGCCCAGGAGTTCCTCATCGACAACGACGACTTCGATACCGACCGTCTCCCGAAGAGTCCGGGCGGGGCGCAGCGCGGTCTCCCCACCGCGACACGGGTCGGCGGCGATGTCGAGGGCGTCGTCGAACAGATCGACTACGTCCTCCCCTCTCCGGACCTGTCGCTTCGCGCCTCCTCGGTCGTCTGGCCGAGCGAGAACGCGACGAAGCGGAACCTCGGCGAGGACGTCAGTCTCGCCTCGGATCACCGACTCGTCTGGGCCGACATCGCGACCCATCCCGGTCACTGA
- a CDS encoding dihydroorotase — MPADTIIRGGTLVQPGGTLDASIAITGGKIAAIGTESELPDAAEVIDASGKFVLPGAVDVHVHLDDHFSNDTYETASKAAALGGTTTVIDFAWQAWVGEASLFEEESTLVEGIDRKQAKAEGSLIDYSLHGAITREDPTIFDELPEVIDRGVTSIKLFTAYEFGLPNGFINKVFAAAADYDLVAVLHTEDSSVCEVITEQFKRESKGEAEYYPKSRPDYAEAMAADDAIRMAMEAGCRYYGIHTTCRKAADVIEQHRAANRNMIRAETCTQYTVADDSLFEEVGLLPMAAPPLRKPDDNEAMFEHLERGTIDVVSTDHCGYTREQKQVYPWWEGTYGMNSLQRSLPVFHDEAVAERGFSYPFLVRKLAANPARIFGLTNKGTLDPGTDADLVVFDPDDTDPIDPEDNASIADFSVYEGREVGTVEKTFVRGELVADGGEIVGHLGHGEFVERGIPEWRT; from the coding sequence ATGCCTGCAGACACGATCATCAGGGGAGGGACGCTGGTGCAACCGGGTGGGACACTCGATGCGAGTATCGCGATTACGGGAGGGAAGATCGCCGCGATCGGTACCGAATCGGAACTCCCCGACGCAGCGGAGGTGATCGACGCGTCGGGAAAGTTCGTTCTCCCCGGCGCGGTCGACGTTCACGTTCACCTCGACGATCACTTCTCGAACGACACCTACGAGACAGCCTCGAAGGCGGCGGCGCTCGGTGGGACGACGACGGTGATCGACTTCGCCTGGCAGGCCTGGGTCGGGGAGGCGAGCCTCTTCGAGGAAGAGAGCACACTCGTCGAAGGGATCGACCGGAAGCAAGCCAAAGCCGAAGGTTCGCTCATCGACTACAGTCTCCACGGGGCGATCACCCGCGAGGACCCGACGATATTCGACGAGTTGCCCGAAGTCATCGACCGGGGCGTCACCTCGATAAAGCTCTTTACCGCATACGAGTTCGGCTTGCCGAACGGGTTCATCAACAAGGTGTTCGCAGCGGCCGCGGACTACGACCTCGTAGCCGTCCTTCATACGGAGGATTCCTCCGTCTGTGAGGTGATCACCGAGCAGTTCAAACGCGAAAGCAAAGGCGAGGCCGAGTACTATCCGAAATCTCGGCCCGATTACGCGGAGGCGATGGCAGCCGACGACGCCATCCGGATGGCGATGGAGGCTGGCTGTCGGTACTACGGTATCCACACGACCTGTCGGAAGGCCGCAGACGTCATCGAGCAGCACCGCGCGGCCAATCGGAACATGATTCGCGCCGAGACGTGCACTCAATATACCGTGGCCGACGACTCACTGTTCGAGGAGGTCGGTCTGCTCCCGATGGCAGCGCCGCCGTTACGGAAACCGGACGACAACGAGGCCATGTTCGAACATCTCGAACGAGGGACGATCGACGTCGTCTCGACAGACCACTGTGGATACACGCGCGAGCAGAAGCAGGTCTATCCGTGGTGGGAGGGTACCTACGGGATGAACTCGCTCCAGCGGAGCCTGCCGGTGTTCCACGACGAGGCGGTCGCCGAACGCGGGTTCAGTTACCCGTTCCTCGTTCGGAAATTGGCCGCAAACCCGGCGCGCATCTTCGGGTTGACGAATAAAGGGACGCTCGACCCGGGAACGGATGCCGACCTCGTGGTCTTCGACCCGGACGACACCGACCCGATCGACCCGGAGGACAACGCCTCGATCGCTGACTTCTCGGTCTACGAGGGACGCGAGGTCGGCACGGTCGAGAAGACGTTCGTCCGCGGCGAACTCGTCGCTGATGGGGGGGAAATTGTCGGACACCTAGGTCACGGCGAGTTCGTCGAGCGTGGGATTCCAGAGTGGCGGACGTGA
- a CDS encoding SHOCT domain-containing protein, whose translation MQNPIQSRGLRSLGLIVVGALSLAVVGGVTLTHATVPDTTMWGWHGGTWNDGHMVGWGGWGWGTMLLGLLWMALLVALPAYLVYWLATRSRTDGRAEDRALAVLQERYARGDIDDEEFDRRRARLTPDDGR comes from the coding sequence ATGCAAAACCCAATTCAATCGCGCGGACTCCGTTCTCTGGGACTCATCGTCGTCGGAGCACTGTCGCTGGCCGTCGTCGGCGGAGTGACCCTGACGCACGCGACCGTCCCGGATACGACGATGTGGGGGTGGCACGGCGGTACGTGGAATGACGGCCATATGGTCGGGTGGGGCGGATGGGGCTGGGGGACGATGCTCCTCGGCCTGCTGTGGATGGCCCTCCTCGTCGCCCTCCCGGCCTATCTCGTCTACTGGCTGGCGACTCGATCCCGAACGGACGGCCGCGCTGAGGACAGGGCGCTCGCTGTCCTCCAGGAACGGTACGCTCGTGGCGACATCGACGACGAGGAGTTCGACCGCCGCCGCGCCCGTCTCACACCAGACGATGGCCGGTAG
- a CDS encoding DoxX family protein: protein MSTLDSGMNQLESRVGGLTVGGKVHSLSAWFVLALRLMMGYAFAYSGFTKITGEFAAGGYLSNVAATNGNPLAGMFAWMGSTPWFVEFANVAVPWGELLIGLGLLVGAMVRLAAFFGALMMLMFYFGNWDMAHGFINGDFAYMLVFLAVAAFGAGRILGLDKYIERYEVGGQPLVERYPALEYILG, encoded by the coding sequence ATGTCCACACTCGACTCCGGTATGAACCAGCTCGAGAGCAGAGTCGGCGGCCTGACCGTCGGCGGGAAAGTCCACAGCCTCAGCGCGTGGTTCGTGCTCGCGCTCCGCCTCATGATGGGCTACGCGTTCGCGTACTCCGGATTCACGAAGATCACCGGCGAGTTCGCCGCTGGCGGCTACCTGTCGAACGTCGCGGCGACGAACGGCAACCCGCTCGCCGGGATGTTCGCGTGGATGGGCTCGACGCCGTGGTTCGTCGAGTTCGCGAACGTCGCCGTGCCGTGGGGCGAGTTGCTCATCGGCCTCGGCCTGCTCGTGGGCGCGATGGTCCGCCTCGCGGCGTTCTTCGGCGCGCTCATGATGCTCATGTTCTACTTCGGGAACTGGGACATGGCCCACGGGTTCATCAACGGCGACTTCGCGTACATGCTCGTGTTCCTCGCGGTCGCGGCGTTCGGCGCCGGCCGCATCCTCGGGCTCGACAAGTACATCGAACGGTACGAGGTCGGCGGCCAACCACTCGTCGAGCGCTACCCCGCCCTCGAATACATCCTCGGCTAA
- a CDS encoding ArsR/SmtB family transcription factor, translating into MTEEPAPSEVFATLDDEYARDILVATKTDRLSAKELSEECDMSRPTVSRRVTRLVEQGFLEEYTHVDPGGRHYSEYEARLERIEVLLQAEGFDVRIDVRPDPADRITTIFEAMRRD; encoded by the coding sequence GTGACCGAGGAGCCCGCCCCGTCGGAGGTCTTCGCCACCCTCGACGACGAGTACGCCCGCGACATCCTCGTGGCGACGAAGACGGACCGGCTGTCTGCGAAGGAACTCAGCGAGGAGTGCGACATGTCGCGCCCGACCGTCTCCCGACGCGTCACCCGCCTCGTCGAGCAGGGGTTCCTCGAGGAGTACACACACGTCGACCCCGGAGGCCGGCACTACAGCGAGTACGAGGCGCGCCTCGAACGCATCGAAGTCCTCCTCCAGGCGGAGGGCTTCGACGTTCGAATCGACGTCCGGCCGGACCCCGCCGACCGGATCACGACCATCTTCGAAGCGATGCGGAGAGACTGA
- a CDS encoding DUF7521 family protein, whose amino-acid sequence MEHTLFVIGKLFTTVLALVIAYQAYRGYQRHRTPLLLYVAAGFALVGLGGLLEGVLFEVVHVSLFEAGFVAAVVTAMGMMSILYALYAPNP is encoded by the coding sequence ATGGAACACACGTTATTCGTCATCGGGAAACTGTTCACGACCGTGTTGGCGCTGGTCATCGCGTACCAGGCCTACCGCGGATACCAGCGCCACCGCACGCCGTTGCTCCTGTACGTCGCAGCCGGTTTCGCACTGGTCGGGCTCGGCGGTCTCCTCGAGGGCGTACTCTTCGAGGTCGTCCACGTGTCGCTCTTCGAGGCCGGATTCGTCGCGGCAGTCGTCACCGCGATGGGGATGATGTCGATTCTGTACGCCCTGTACGCCCCGAATCCCTGA
- a CDS encoding helix-turn-helix transcriptional regulator, which translates to MGSTMGSPIDDIAYLARSEHRAPTLVALTVRPRSRSELWEMTGVSSSTIRRTLREFDDRQWIRRDGYQYETTQLGSYIASAMAELIDCFETERKLRDVWKWLPDEESGFTIDLCADATVTIADADDPYGPINRFRTLIRETDTFRFIESSLALCEPHRDEFCQRVIDGMEAEIIDPPSVARYIRSTYPELASETLASGNLTVWLHDDLPPYGIGIFDRRIAIFGHDPDSVTVRVLLDTDSEDAREWAESQYEFYRRQTPTVPLETVVD; encoded by the coding sequence ATGGGGTCGACCATGGGATCACCAATCGACGACATCGCGTATCTCGCGCGGTCCGAGCACCGGGCCCCGACGCTTGTCGCACTGACCGTCCGTCCTCGGAGTCGGTCCGAACTCTGGGAGATGACTGGTGTCTCGTCGTCGACGATCCGACGGACACTACGCGAGTTCGACGACCGCCAGTGGATTCGCAGGGACGGGTATCAGTACGAGACGACGCAGTTGGGCTCCTACATCGCGTCCGCGATGGCTGAACTGATCGACTGCTTCGAAACCGAGCGCAAACTCCGCGACGTCTGGAAGTGGCTCCCGGACGAGGAAAGCGGCTTCACGATAGACTTGTGTGCCGATGCGACCGTAACGATAGCTGACGCCGACGACCCGTACGGCCCCATCAACCGATTCCGCACGCTCATCAGGGAGACCGACACGTTCCGATTCATCGAGTCCTCCCTCGCACTCTGTGAGCCGCATCGGGACGAGTTCTGCCAGCGGGTCATCGATGGCATGGAAGCGGAGATCATCGACCCACCGAGCGTCGCCAGGTACATCCGCTCGACGTACCCGGAGTTGGCGTCCGAAACCCTCGCGAGCGGGAATCTCACCGTCTGGTTGCACGACGATCTCCCGCCATACGGGATCGGCATCTTCGACCGTCGGATTGCGATATTCGGCCACGACCCGGACAGCGTCACGGTCCGTGTGTTGCTCGACACCGATTCGGAGGACGCTCGCGAGTGGGCGGAGTCACAGTACGAGTTCTACCGTCGCCAGACTCCAACCGTCCCACTCGAAACCGTCGTGGATTGA
- a CDS encoding DUF1059 domain-containing protein gives MGQAHKLDCESAAADCRFIVQSENEAEAIELAKNHMKEVHGANYTDDELRADHLQVV, from the coding sequence ATGGGACAAGCACACAAACTCGACTGCGAATCGGCAGCGGCCGATTGCCGGTTCATCGTCCAGTCGGAGAACGAAGCCGAAGCGATCGAACTAGCCAAGAACCACATGAAAGAGGTGCACGGGGCGAACTACACGGACGACGAACTTCGTGCGGACCACCTGCAGGTCGTGTAA
- a CDS encoding OsmC family protein produces the protein MTTDKQVSHGVDLETLEGFAAYAAANPDDVQLGLGARSTYEGTCAHSLAQIDSYTLGGETIARETREYTIPYGAWKEVLDAGGWVGGTDRLEPIEAALSALASCINVGITINAVANGVDIEYLQTRVRTEFDPRVLFSLEDLGEAGAVFENLTAEIEIESPDLDKDQIDEWARRAPVYTLVSLDQDIQLTVNTPPEVAADD, from the coding sequence ATGACGACTGACAAGCAGGTGTCCCACGGGGTGGACCTCGAGACACTCGAGGGGTTCGCTGCGTATGCGGCTGCCAACCCGGACGATGTACAGCTCGGGCTCGGTGCCCGGTCGACCTACGAGGGGACGTGCGCTCACAGCCTCGCACAGATAGACAGCTACACGCTCGGCGGCGAAACGATCGCACGCGAGACCCGTGAATACACGATTCCCTACGGGGCGTGGAAAGAGGTCTTAGACGCGGGCGGGTGGGTCGGCGGGACCGACCGGCTGGAGCCGATCGAGGCCGCGCTCTCCGCGCTGGCCTCGTGTATCAACGTCGGCATCACCATCAACGCCGTCGCCAACGGCGTCGACATCGAGTATCTCCAGACTCGCGTCCGAACCGAGTTCGATCCGAGGGTCCTTTTCAGCCTCGAGGACCTCGGAGAAGCCGGTGCGGTCTTCGAGAACCTGACCGCTGAAATCGAGATCGAGAGCCCGGACCTCGATAAGGACCAGATCGACGAGTGGGCGCGGCGTGCGCCAGTGTATACGCTCGTCTCGCTCGACCAAGATATCCAGCTCACGGTGAACACGCCGCCCGAGGTGGCGGCCGACGACTGA
- a CDS encoding methyltransferase domain-containing protein yields MPESLDIDRLERAVKSVYRDVAEEPAEEYHFEMGRPLAERLGYPDRDLDTIPEEALESFAGVGYHFDFAGLDEGDDVLDLGSGSGTDVFVAAVHVGESGSVTGVDMTDEQLVKARHLRDEGEMDNVSFERGYIEDLPFEDGTFDVVLSNGVINLSPDKQQVFTEANRVLTAGGRIAISDIISEEPMPESIKNNEDLWAACIGGAEQVDRYTRLIEAAGFEVRDVRDNQQYEFVSAQAANACQQYGVKSISLGART; encoded by the coding sequence ATGCCAGAGTCACTCGACATCGACCGCCTCGAGCGGGCCGTCAAGAGCGTCTATCGGGACGTCGCGGAGGAACCGGCCGAGGAGTATCACTTCGAGATGGGTCGTCCCCTAGCGGAACGGCTTGGCTACCCGGACCGGGACCTCGACACGATTCCCGAGGAAGCGCTAGAGTCCTTCGCCGGCGTCGGATACCACTTCGATTTCGCCGGCCTCGACGAGGGAGACGACGTCCTCGACCTCGGAAGCGGGTCGGGCACGGACGTCTTCGTCGCGGCAGTCCACGTCGGGGAGTCGGGAAGCGTGACCGGGGTGGACATGACCGACGAGCAACTCGTGAAGGCGCGGCACTTGCGTGACGAGGGGGAGATGGACAACGTCTCCTTCGAACGGGGATACATCGAGGATCTCCCGTTCGAGGACGGGACGTTCGATGTCGTCCTCTCGAACGGGGTCATCAACCTCTCGCCGGACAAACAGCAGGTGTTCACGGAGGCGAATCGCGTCCTCACCGCTGGGGGGCGCATCGCCATCTCGGACATCATCAGCGAGGAACCGATGCCCGAGAGCATCAAGAACAACGAGGACCTCTGGGCGGCCTGTATCGGCGGTGCCGAACAGGTCGACCGGTACACGAGGCTCATCGAAGCGGCCGGATTCGAGGTGAGAGACGTCCGGGACAATCAGCAGTACGAGTTCGTCTCGGCGCAGGCGGCGAACGCGTGTCAGCAGTACGGCGTGAAGAGCATCTCGCTCGGCGCGCGCACGTGA